The Brasilonema sennae CENA114 genome includes a region encoding these proteins:
- a CDS encoding pyridoxal phosphate-dependent aminotransferase: MYPSAKRLQEFHPSVIREMTRLAIKHKAINMAQGLPDFPSPPELIRAASVAMEEGHNQYTNTWGIPELRQAISNNLQNLYDLYYDPEEQITVTCGVTEGIVLAMLSLVNPGDEVIVIEPFHDNYLPAINFAQAKPVFVRLEPPFFQLDPERLRAAFSHKTKAIIVNTPHNPTGRVFTREELNSIASLCREFNVVAVTDEIYDRITFDEHQHIPLATLDGMFEQTLTISGLSKTFSITGWRIGYVCAPTNLSAAIRTLHDFTTICAPAPFQYAAVAGLKLPESFFETQKQAYTTRRDRILKILEEYQFIVQPPQGAYYIMSDFSQYSAHADDYEFAKYLVEEVGIAVVPGSSFYSTPELGRNTVRWSFAKKTETFDAVEQRLHLKKHKSVGV; this comes from the coding sequence ATGTATCCATCTGCTAAGCGATTACAAGAATTTCATCCCTCTGTTATTCGTGAAATGACAAGGCTTGCAATCAAGCATAAAGCCATCAACATGGCTCAAGGATTGCCTGATTTCCCCTCCCCTCCTGAACTGATTCGGGCTGCATCTGTGGCGATGGAAGAAGGTCATAATCAATACACAAACACCTGGGGAATTCCAGAGCTTCGCCAAGCAATTTCAAATAATCTGCAAAACTTGTACGATTTATACTATGACCCAGAGGAGCAAATTACGGTTACTTGCGGCGTCACAGAAGGTATTGTCTTGGCAATGCTCAGCTTAGTTAATCCGGGTGATGAAGTTATTGTTATAGAACCATTTCATGATAATTATCTCCCAGCCATTAATTTTGCACAAGCTAAACCAGTTTTTGTGAGATTAGAGCCGCCTTTTTTTCAACTCGATCCAGAACGTCTACGAGCTGCTTTTTCACACAAAACCAAGGCGATCATTGTTAACACACCTCATAATCCTACAGGACGTGTTTTTACAAGGGAAGAATTAAATTCTATAGCCAGTCTTTGCCGAGAGTTTAATGTTGTTGCTGTTACGGATGAAATTTACGATCGCATCACCTTCGACGAACACCAACACATTCCTCTAGCAACTCTTGATGGAATGTTTGAGCAAACTCTAACTATTAGTGGTTTGAGTAAAACCTTCTCGATCACAGGATGGCGGATTGGCTATGTCTGTGCCCCCACTAACTTAAGTGCAGCGATTCGGACGCTACATGACTTTACAACAATTTGTGCACCAGCCCCTTTCCAGTACGCTGCAGTCGCTGGATTGAAATTGCCAGAGTCGTTCTTCGAGACTCAAAAACAAGCATATACTACCCGACGCGATCGCATACTCAAAATTCTGGAAGAATATCAATTTATCGTACAACCACCCCAAGGTGCTTATTACATAATGAGTGATTTTAGTCAATACAGCGCTCATGCAGATGATTATGAATTTGCCAAATACCTGGTTGAGGAAGTCGGAATAGCCGTTGTACCAGGTTCTAGTTTTTATTCCACACCAGAACTTGGGCGAAATACAGTCCGGTGGTCCTTTGCAAAAAAAACCGAGACCTTTGATGCAGTTGAACAAAG
- a CDS encoding zinc ribbon domain-containing protein yields MDTATCPRCHQPVNSQAVTCPHCGTQLKAYGHPGIPLHRATGKEYLCDSCTYHADDTCNFPQRPFAKECILYENIEESKQYLQQQRYANSFGATVKNWIKRNQALLLLLALLFVCLIIALSTS; encoded by the coding sequence ACTGCAACTTGCCCTCGCTGTCATCAACCCGTGAATTCCCAAGCTGTCACCTGTCCTCATTGTGGCACTCAGTTGAAAGCTTATGGACATCCCGGCATTCCTCTACATCGCGCCACAGGGAAGGAGTATCTCTGCGACAGCTGCACTTACCACGCTGACGATACTTGCAATTTTCCCCAGCGTCCTTTTGCCAAAGAATGCATTCTCTACGAAAATATTGAGGAGAGTAAGCAATACTTGCAGCAGCAGCGTTACGCCAACAGCTTTGGTGCAACTGTGAAAAATTGGATCAAACGCAATCAAGCTTTACTTTTGCTGCTGGCTCTGTTATTCGTCTGTTTAATTATTGCTCTGTCTACATCATAA